From the Trifolium pratense cultivar HEN17-A07 linkage group LG4, ARS_RC_1.1, whole genome shotgun sequence genome, the window GTAAGACATTTTAATAAATAAGACATTTTATTCTCATTAGTGTTATTGAATAATGAAAACTATAAATTAAGGTCATATATGTCACATGTTTTGACAATACATAGAGTGCCACtagttaattagaaaaaacatAGAGGAAATACTGATTATGGTTTCAATGTAAATAACTTGGTAAAaagcaaaaatttattttttgacaaaaaaacatcacattacattatataaataTGCAAAAATTCGAATCCCAAACACTTTCATACTTCATACTTTGtttatcttaaaataaaattttagctGGACCATAACAACATTGCCTCCTTTGattagataataataatatatatggcATGCAATGCAAGTAACAAGGATCAACGTCCATAACTGAAACTGTGCTCCAATATAGTAATTACTACAATGCCACCGTATTCTCAGTTCCTTCTCCAAAACCAATCTTCAAAATtattaactaactaactaactaacttacGCACCTTGTCTCTCTCTgcattttcttcttcctctctctGTCTCTCCATGGATCGAGTGAACCTTGACGGAAAACCAATCCAGCCGATATCAATATGCATGATCGGCGGTGGAGGTTTCATCGGATCACATCTCTGCGAAAAGCTAATGTCCGAAACATCTCACAAAGCTATCGTCGTCGATGTCTCCTCCGACAAAATCAAAAATCTCCTTGATAAGTCTCTTCCTTGGGCCAACCGTATCGAATTTCATCAAATGAACATCAAGAACGATTCTCGCCTTGAAACTCTTGTCAAAGCTGCTGATCTCGTATTCTTtctccgttttttttttttcaattttcttgttgcatttttatttattcatagttttttataattttatatttatttatttattgtagaCGATTAATCTTGCTGCGATTTGTACTCCGGCGGATTATAATACGCGGCCATTGGATACGATTTTCAGTAATTTCGTTGATGCGATTCCGGTGGTAGGTTGTTTTTTTAGTAACTTTATTGATGTGTTTtgaatatatatactttttgatTTCATGTTTTTATGAGTTGTGTAATAATGCAGATTAAATTTTGCACTGAGAACAAAAAGCGTTTGATTCATTTTTCTACCTGTGAGGTATTTGGGAAGACTATAGGTAGCTTTCTGCCTGAAGAATATAGAAAGGTATTTGATGGATGGTTTGTTTTCAAAGTTAATCAGTTGGTTGCATTTGAATTAGTtactattaattaaaatgaatcttagttaccaatcgttagttggttcagtggtggttgacgctgaacttggtagggagaccacggttcgatccctgcAATTACGTTcagagggggctgaaaccacttgatgcaagaactgacccccgaaccaaattaaactggtggtgaaagccaaaataaaaaaatgaatctCGATGAATTAATCTTTACAGTTGCATGTAAAAAATACTTTGGTTTAACCCCAAAAcaaatatttagatatttttgGGTGAGTTAGGTCTGGAGCTCATcagaaaaaaatttcaaggcTAAGAGCATTTACGGTTAGAAATAAATAgtttatttgcagcttatagcacaaaTCTTTACTAtgaataagtgtttatgtataagtttacataagctatttttattgCAAAAGAtcaaagaaacataaaaatatttgtttaagcTACGaactatatattttcataagctatactggagaacttatgaaaataagttgaaaaaaatttatgaacttaATAGGACTGAACTCATAAGTTGtattcataagttctcccagACAGCTActaaaaatcttatttttactGTTTTGTTCACAATAAATTGAATATTCGTAATGATGATTAACAAAAGCAATCAAATGTCATTTTATGATACTAATTTGTCTACTTACTTGCACATATTTGCATGATGTAGGACCCCAAATATTACATGCTCACAGAAGATGTGACTCCTTGTATATTTGGTCCTGTTGAGAAGCAAAGGTGGTCTTATGCTTGTGCAAAGCAAATGACAGACAGGCTAATTTATGGTAAACAAGGAGTTGTCATTTTCTTTTGATTGTGATCTATGAAGCACTTACATGTTGACCGGTGGTGGATCCACCGCCCGAGCACTTGCCCAAGCtctggtaaaaaaaatagtattttacGGGTTAGTTTAGggcaaaactgagattttttttgttcaaaacagGGATTTTTCAGTGCAAAACTGAGATTTTACCGagactttataaattttctggCTCCACCACTGATGCCGAcactaataatattttttaaaaattaaactaattgaattgaatgtaaTTACATCTGCCGGTGACATGTCGGTGCTACCTAGATTGCAATAGTTATGGTTAggttttcttgttcttgttaaCTTACTCTTTAGTATTAATCTATAGCTGAGTATGCTGAGAATGGCCTCAAGTTCACTATTGTGAGACCTTATAACTGGATTGGACCAAGaatggacttcattcctggtgTGGATGGCCCAAGTGATGGTGTCCCCAGAGTTTTAGCTTGTTTCAGTAATGTAATAACATCAGTTATCTGCTTCTGTTTCTTGTCCATGTCTCCATGttagtctatatatatatatacaccacTGTTTTTCTCAAAGCTTCTTGTTCCAGAATCTTCTGCGTGGCGAGCCGCTCAAACTTGTTGACGGTGGACAATCAAAGAGAACCGTTCTCTATATCAAAGATGCAATTGAAGCTGTTTTGTTAATGATTGTAAGTTCAGATGTAaacttctaataatttttaaaaaccgaaccaaactcaACGGATCAACTGATAGAATGTGAACCAGCACTGTCTATAGTTCGGTTATTTTAGCAGTTTAACCACAATTTTGTCCTGGTTCGAACAGTTTAAAGTAGTTGAACCATTATTTAAAGATCTCGCTATTTTGATGTCCGGTTTGATTTTTAACACATTGAGCTTACACTTATGTAAATGCTATCATGTCACATGAAGGATAACCCTGATAGAGCAAATGGACACATCTTTAATGTGGGAAACCCAGATAATGAAGTATCTGTTAAGGAACTAGCTGAGCTTATGATAAAGGTAGCTTTTAAATTAGTCTTAGATAGGTTATTGCCTTTGTTTTTCAACTCAACAGAAATTAACAACTTTAGTTCTTATGTCTTTTTATTAAGGTATATGCAAAGGTGGCTGATATACCTGCTTCTAGTCTATCAACTCTGAATGTGCGTTCGGAGGATTTCTATGGTAAAGGCTATGATGACAGTGATAGGCGCATTCCTGACATGACGATTATCACCAGACAACTTGGTATTGTGTCATTAATTCTTTTGAATCTATGATAGTGCATGTTTGGAATCGCATTGAGTTTGAAAAAATCACGATATTTTGTTGAAACTCCAAAGTATAGTTTTTGCCAAAATCATAGTCATATACTGATTCTGTCAAACTCGttgtcaatccaaacatatgCGTATTGTTATTCAGAATTTCGACATTCTTATTGTTTATTCTTCTGAGGTTAGGTTGGAAGCCAAAGACATCTCTTGATGACCTGTTGGATTCA encodes:
- the LOC123924064 gene encoding UDP-D-apiose/UDP-D-xylose synthase 2-like, which produces MDRVNLDGKPIQPISICMIGGGGFIGSHLCEKLMSETSHKAIVVDVSSDKIKNLLDKSLPWANRIEFHQMNIKNDSRLETLVKAADLTINLAAICTPADYNTRPLDTIFSNFVDAIPVIKFCTENKKRLIHFSTCEVFGKTIGSFLPEEYRKDPKYYMLTEDVTPCIFGPVEKQRWSYACAKQMTDRLIYAEYAENGLKFTIVRPYNWIGPRMDFIPGVDGPSDGVPRVLACFSNNLLRGEPLKLVDGGQSKRTVLYIKDAIEAVLLMIDNPDRANGHIFNVGNPDNEVSVKELAELMIKVYAKVADIPASSLSTLNVRSEDFYGKGYDDSDRRIPDMTIITRQLGWKPKTSLDDLLDSTLRYQHQTYSHAIKKELSKAST